Proteins from a single region of Cyanobacteria bacterium GSL.Bin1:
- a CDS encoding helix-turn-helix domain-containing protein, giving the protein MTMPTARSTTYALSYAKYQQLLRANRQPCQDFETVSKVPEEIGLGGSRSVEFERGLSLTIREFQMRDRVIFKNPPREHPVEFGFTLSGQWQDEYGNYLKAGQNILVGGLEPGGTIDCLQPQNLLGISIHAELPLLEKLVGGSPETNSLALKQLFKTIQNEPYFSLNRTTPAMQITLRQILQCPYQGMTKRLYLESKTLELIALTLEPILNHCRQQSSTLSPRDRAKIHHARERLLEQLENPPSLKELAQAVGCNEYKLKQGFRELFGTTVFGCLHNYRMECAQLLLMEDNITITDFACAVGYTNLSAFCSAFRKKFGISPKTYWQSCSRHQ; this is encoded by the coding sequence ATGACGATGCCTACGGCTCGGTCTACGACCTACGCACTTTCCTATGCCAAGTATCAGCAACTACTCAGAGCAAATCGACAACCCTGTCAAGATTTTGAGACCGTTTCCAAGGTACCAGAGGAAATTGGTTTAGGAGGATCCCGAAGCGTTGAGTTTGAAAGGGGTTTATCTCTGACAATTAGAGAGTTTCAAATGCGCGATCGCGTAATCTTTAAAAATCCCCCTCGGGAACATCCAGTGGAATTTGGCTTTACTCTAAGTGGACAATGGCAGGATGAATACGGCAATTATCTCAAAGCTGGACAAAACATCCTTGTGGGAGGCTTAGAACCCGGTGGAACCATTGACTGTTTGCAACCCCAAAATTTGTTAGGGATTAGTATTCATGCGGAGTTACCCCTATTAGAAAAACTAGTTGGCGGTTCCCCTGAAACAAATAGTTTAGCACTCAAGCAATTGTTCAAAACAATTCAGAATGAACCCTATTTTTCCCTAAACCGAACTACTCCAGCTATGCAAATAACGCTCCGTCAAATTCTACAATGCCCCTATCAAGGCATGACGAAGCGACTTTACCTAGAAAGCAAAACTTTAGAATTAATTGCACTGACCCTGGAACCCATTCTTAATCATTGCCGACAGCAGAGTTCGACGCTCAGTCCGCGCGATCGCGCTAAAATTCATCATGCCCGAGAAAGGTTACTAGAACAGTTGGAAAACCCTCCCTCCTTAAAAGAACTAGCCCAAGCCGTGGGGTGTAACGAATATAAGCTCAAGCAGGGATTTCGCGAACTCTTTGGAACCACGGTGTTTGGTTGTTTGCATAACTATCGCATGGAGTGTGCCCAGCTTTTATTGATGGAAGATAATATCACGATTACAGACTTTGCTTGTGCCGTTGGTTATACCAATCTCAGCGCGTTTTGCAGTGCCTTTCGGAAAAAGTTTGGCATTAGTCCAAAAACCTACTGGCAAAGCTGTTCCCGACATCAATAA
- a CDS encoding type II toxin-antitoxin system HicB family antitoxin, with product MKGKYKVIIEWSQEDNAFIATLPDFNIMQPCTHGESYQEALDNAQDVIELLENILEQKGEPLPSQVSAEFP from the coding sequence ATGAAAGGTAAGTACAAAGTCATCATCGAATGGTCACAGGAAGATAACGCTTTTATTGCCACTCTTCCAGACTTTAATATCATGCAACCCTGTACTCATGGCGAATCTTATCAAGAAGCCCTAGACAATGCTCAAGATGTTATTGAACTGCTAGAAAATATTCTTGAGCAAAAGGGAGAGCCTCTGCCAAGTCAAGTCAGTGCTGAATTCCCTTAA